The genomic stretch CGTCCTGATATACGCTTTACGGGTTTCGCCGGGCCCGACCGAATTTTGGGGACGGAATATCGAAAACAATGGCCGCAGCTCGCGCCGCAAATGTCAGCAATACAGAGACCGGTGCCGCTATGCCCTCATCAAGCCCTGTATAGAGCAGCAGCATATAAATGCCCGCCCCCAACAGCGCTGCAGTGGCATAAATATCCTGCTTCAGAATAAGTGGTGGCTCGTTCAGCAAAACATCTCGCACGACCCCGCCAAATGTCGCCGTGATTGCGCCCATAAAAACAGCGATGACCACAGGCGCCTGCAAGGCCAGCGCCGCCTGCGCCCCAAGGATCGCAAAGACCGCCATGCCAAGCGCATCAGCCCAGATCAATGCCTTCAACCGGTTCGACAGGAGCGGTTGAGCCAGTGTCGCGACGATTGCGCCGGCGAGGCAGATAAACACAGCCGAGGGATCGCGAATCCACCACACAGGAAAAGCGCCAAGCATGACATCGCGGATCGTGCCACCGCCAACGCCGGTGACAAAAGCGATCAGCGCAACGCCAAAAAAATCCATATC from Parvularcula sp. IMCC14364 encodes the following:
- a CDS encoding trimeric intracellular cation channel family protein — its product is MSVDHIIVFQYLNIFGLFVFAISGALTALRNDMDFFGVALIAFVTGVGGGTIRDVMLGAFPVWWIRDPSAVFICLAGAIVATLAQPLLSNRLKALIWADALGMAVFAILGAQAALALQAPVVIAVFMGAITATFGGVVRDVLLNEPPLILKQDIYATAALLGAGIYMLLLYTGLDEGIAAPVSVLLTFAARAAAIVFDIPSPKFGRARRNP